One genomic segment of Brassica napus cultivar Da-Ae chromosome A3, Da-Ae, whole genome shotgun sequence includes these proteins:
- the LOC106385840 gene encoding receptor-like protein 34 has translation MSISHMTLSFLFLFIFKFQDVTAFATTARHLCRPEQRNVLLEFKKVFEIRRSSSKLCNINGRIVGSYPKTESWGNNSDCCYWGGVTCDAKSKDVIKLDLSCSCLHGRFHSNTSLVRLQNLPSLKTLDLSNNYLYGQVPSSIGKLSCLTSLSLSNNRFSGEILPWLENITRLAFLSLSNNLFSGQIPLWIGNFSHLTFLDLSSNHFAGQIPFSVGVLSQLTSLSLSDNQFSGHIPSSLGNLSHLTSLDFSSNQFSGQIPSSLGKLSHLTYLQLFDNQFSDQIPSSVGNLSHLTSLHFSHNQFSGQIPSSIGKLSRLTSLDCCENSLVGQIPSSFSLLNQLTNLVVNSNKLSGNFPIALLNLTKLSYVSLSNNRFTGTLPPNITSLSNLEFISAYDNAFGGPLPSSLFNLPALTSIYLTNNQLEGSLKFGNISSPSKLRVLSLGSNKFKGPITSSISKLANLEVLDISHWNAHVDFSIFSLLRSLQRLYLSHLRATPRIDLSTILSCFKSLDLLDLSGNHVLATNETTVSDLLPLVMISNLNLSGCGITEFPELLRTQTLLQTLDISNNEIKGQVPGWLWMLPNLGYLDLSNNTFIGFERSTNRKLSSVLGHLFGSNNNFSGEVPSLICELHSLRTLDLSNNNLSGPIPLCMGNLKSTLSVLNVRQNRLSGCLLGNAFESLRSFDVGHNQLVGKLPRSLVHFSALEVLNVESNMINDTFPFWLNSLQALKVLVLRSNAFHGPVHRAAFLKLQIIDISHNHFSGMLPSDYFVNWRKMSSRETNEDGSNLNYIGEGYYHDSMILMNKGIKMELVRILEIYTALDFSGNRLEGEIPKSIGLLKELHVLNLSNNAFTGHIPSSMENLTALESLDVSQNNISGEIPQELGNLSYLAYMNFSHNQLVGLVPGGTQFRRQACSSFKDNSGLFGPALDEDCSDIHTPLSPPYERLEVEEEKEEEEDVFCWIAAAIGFVLGLVIGCILVCYKTEWFTTPFGRNSRSTPTR, from the coding sequence ATGAGTATTAGTCATATGACactttcttttctcttcttgttcattttcaaatttcaagaCGTGACTGCGTTCGCTACAACAGCAAGACACTTGTGTCGTCCGGAACAAAGGAATGTGCTTCTCGAATTCAAGAAAGTGTTTGAGATTCGGAGGTCTTCTTCGAAGCTTTGTAATATTAACGGTCGCATAGTAGGCTCATATCCGAAGACAGAGTCATGGGGAAATAACAGCGACTGCTGTTATTGGGGTGGTGTCACGTGTGATGCCAAGTCTAAAGATGTGATCAAGCTAGACCTCAGTTGCAGCTGCCTGCACGGCCGGTTTCATTCCAATACCAGTCTTGTTAGGCTTCAAAACCTTCCTTCTCTTAAAACTCTGGACCTttctaataattatttatatggtCAAGTCCCATCCTCAATTGGGAAACTCTCTTGTCTcacctctctttctctttccaaTAACCGTTTCTCCGGTGAGATTCTACCTTGGCTTGAAAATATTACTCGTCTCGCCTTTCTCAGTCTTTCGAACAATCTGTTTTCGGGTCAGATTCCGTTGTGGATTGGAAACTTTTCTCATCTCACGTTTCTTGACCTTTCCTCTAATCATTTCGCTGGTCAAATTCCATTTTCAGTTGGAGTCCTTTCACAACTCACGTCTCTCAGTCTTTCTGATAATCAATTTTCAGGTCACATTCCATCTTCACTTGGAAACCTTTCACACCTCACCTCTCTTGATTTCTCTAGTAATCAGTTTTCGGGTCAGATTCCCTCTTCACTTGGAAAACTTTCACACCTCACCTATCTCCAACTTTTTGACAATCAGTTTTCAGATCAAATCCCTTCTTCAGTTGGAAACCTTTCTCACCTCACCTCTCTCCATTTTTCCCATAACCAGTTTTCAGGCCAGATTCCATCCTCAATTGGAAAGCTCTCTCGTTTAACTTCCCTCGACTGTTGCGAGAACAGTCTGGTTGGTCAAATCCCATCTTCTTTCTCACTTTTGAACCAGTTGACCAACTTGGTTGTTAATTCCAACAAGCTTAGTGGTAATTTTCCTATTGCACTACTAAATTTAACGAAGCTATCCTACGTGTCACTCTCCAACAACAGATTCACTGGAACTCTTCCTCCAAACATCACTTCCCTATCCAACTTGGAGTTTATTTCAGCGTATGACAACGCTTTCGGTGGACCCCtcccttcttctctcttcaacCTTCCCGCTCTAACCTCtatttatttaacaaataaTCAACTCGAAGGATCTCTCAAGTTTGGGAATATATCTTCCCCATCTAAGCTACGAGTGTTAAGCCTGGGCAGTAATAAATTTAAGGGTCCAATCACGAGTTCCATTTCCAAGCTAGCCAATCTTGAGGTTCTCGACATCTCCCATTGGAACGCCCATGTTGACTTTAGTATCTTCTCGCTTCTCAGGTCGCTCCAACGTCTTTACTTATCTCATTTGAGGGCAACTCCTAGGATTGACTTGAGTACAATTTTGTCGTGTTTCAAGTCTCTCGATTTGTTAGATCTCTCAGGAAACCATGTTTTAGCCACAAACGAAACTACGGTTTCAGATCTTCTTCCTTTGGTAATGATAAGTAATTTGAACCTGTCAGGCTGCGGTATTACCGAATTTCCAGAGCTTCTAAGAACACAGACACTACTCCAGACTCTGGACATTTCCAACAACGAGATTAAAGGTCAAGTTCCTGGTTGGTTATGGATGCTACCAAATCTTGGTTACTTGGATCTCTCCAACAACACTTTCATAGGTTTTGAAAGATCAACGAACCGCAAACTATCATCTGTCCTGGGGCACCTGTTTGGCTCCAATAACAATTTCTCCGGAGAAGTTCCTTCTCTCATATGTGAGTTGCACTCTCTAAGAACCCTCGATTTATCAAACAACAACCTCAGCGGTCCAATCCCTCTCTGTATGGGAAACCTCAAGAGTACTCTTTCAGTTCTGAACGTGCGTCAGAATCGTCTTAGTGGATGTCTTCTAGGGAATGCATTTGAAAGTCTAAGGTCGTTCGACGTCGGTCATAACCAATTAGTTGGAAAGCTTCCGAGATCGTTGGTACATTTCTCCGCTCTCGAAGTTCTTAATGTGGAAAGCAACATGATCAATGACACGTTTCCGTTCTGGTTGAATTCTCTACAAGCGTTGAAAGTTCTTGTCCTACGCTCCAATGCTTTCCATGGACCAGTCCATCGAGCCGCGTTCCTTAAGCTGCAAATCATCGACATATCGCATAATCATTTCAGTGGGATGTTACCATCAGATTACTTTGTGAACTGGAGGAAAATGTCATCACGTGAGACGAACGAAGATGGGTCCAATCTAAATTATATTGGGGAAGGTTATTACCATGATTCGATGATTTTGATGAATAAAGGGATAAAGATGGAGCTGGTCCGCATTCTAGAGATCTACACAGCACTCGACTTCTCCGGAAACAGACTCGAAGGAGAGATTCCAAAGTCCATCGGGTTACTGAAAGAGCTTCACGTGCTCAACTTGTCAAACAATGCTTTCACTGGACACATCCCATCGTCTATGGAAAACCTGACAGCTCTTGAGTCGCTTGACGTTTCTCAAAACAATATTTCAGGAGAAATCCCACAGGAGTTAGGGAATCTGTCGTACCTTGCGTACATGAACTTTTCCCATAACCAGCTTGTAGGTCTAGTACCAGGAGGCACCCAGTTTCGAAGGCAGGCTTGCTCTTCTTTCAAAGACAATTCAGGACTTTTTGGTCCTGCTCTTGACGAAGATTGCAGTGATATCCACACGCCCTTATCGCCACCATATGAAAGGCTAGAGGTagaggaagaaaaagaagaagaagaagatgtgttTTGCTGGATTGCAGCTGCAATAGGATTTGTACTCGGATTAGTGATTGGATGCATATTGGTTTGTTACAAAACAGAGTGGTTCACGACTCCTTTTGGACGGAACAGCAGAAGCACCCCAACTCGTTAG
- the LOC106388420 gene encoding kelch domain-containing protein 4, with amino-acid sequence MGKKTKKAGKGKEKTERKTAKAEEKKARREGKKLSPEDDIDAILLSIQKEEAKKKEVLIEENVPAPSPRSNCSLTINPLKETELILYGGEFYNGQKTYVYGDLYRYDVDKQEWKLVSSPNSPPPRSSHQAVAWKNYLYIFGGEFTSPNQERFHHYKDFWMLDVKTNQWEQLNLKGCPSPRSGHRMVLYKHKIIIFGGFYDTLREVRYYNDLYVFDLDQYKWQEIKPKPGAMWPTARSGFQFFVYQDEIFLYGGYSKEVSSEKSSEKGVVHADLWSLDPRTWEWNKVKKIGMPPSSRAGFSVCVHKKRALLFGGVVDMEMEGDVMMSLFLNELYGFQLDNRRWYPIELRKEKSSKDKAKKNLEAKSMASNDDDDDDDEMDSAEGESPSAMGDVAGSSDGISERMAACLTVEGSTSKALKGRLDPQVSVSEEVVKPCGRINSCMVVGKDTLYIYGGMMEIKDKEITLDDLYSLNLSKLDEWKCIIPATETEWVEVSEDEEGDEDEDEDDSEDEGDSEESDDEDDDEEVEGMDVDGLVKVGEVVAMIKGEGKALRRKEKRARIEQIRANLGLSDSQRTPVPGETLKDFYKRTNMYWQMAAYEHTQHTGKELRKDGFDLAETRYLELKPILDELAILEAEQKAEEAERPEASGTSRKGGIAKKKR; translated from the exons ATggggaagaagacgaagaaggcCGGCAAAGGCAAGGAGAAAACTGAGAGGAAAACGGCCAAGGCCGAGGAGAAGAAAGCTCGACGAGAAGGCAAGAAGCTCTCTCCTGAAGACGACATAGACGCTATCCTC TTGAGCATACAGAAGGAAGAAGCTAAGAAGAAAGAGGTCCTTATTGAGGAAAATGTTCCAGCACCATCTCCTAGGTCCAACTGCTCG CTTACTATAAATCCTTTGAAAGAGACTGAGTTGATACTCTATGGCGGCGAGTTCTACAATGGCCAAAAG ACGTATGTGTATGGTGATCTGTACCGATATGATGTTGATAAGCAGGAGTGGAAGTTAGTTTCAAGCCCCAACAGTCCTCCTCCTCGCAGCTCTCACCAGGCTGTTGCTTGGAAGAATTATCTCtacatttttg GTGGTGAATTTACATCGCCAAACCAAGAGCGGTTCCATCACTACAAG GACTTTTGGATGCTGGACGTGAAAACTAACCAATGGGAACAGTTAAATTTAAAGGGATGTCCTAGTCCCCGTTCTGGTCATCGTATG GTATTATACAAGCACaagattataatttttggtGGCTTCTATGACACACTACGTGAAGTAAG GTACTACAATGATCTCTATGTGTTTGATCTGGACCAATACAAG TGGCAAGAAATAAAGCCTAAGCCTGGTGCCATGTGGCCTACAGCTAGAAGCGGTTTCCAGTTCTTTGTTTATCAAGATGAG ATATTCTTATATGGTGGTTATTCAAAAGAAGTCTCATCTGAGAAGAGCTCTGAGAAAGGAGTTGTTCATGCAGATTTATGGTCTCTTGATCCCAGAACCTGGGAATGGAACAAA GTGAAGAAAATTGGGATGCCTCCTAGCTCCCGTGCAGGGTTTTCGGTATGTGTCCACAAAAAGCGTGCTTTGCTGTTTGGTGGTGTTGTGGACATGGAAATGGAAG GTGATGTAATGATGAGTTTATTCTTAAATGAACTCTATGGCTTCCAGTTAGATAATCGTCGCTGGTACCCCATAGAGCTACGAAAAGAGAAATCATCAAAAGATAAG GCAAAGAAGAATTTAGAGGCCAAATCTATGGCatctaatgatgatgatgatgatgatgatgagatggATTCAGCAGAGGGTGAATCGCCGTCGGCCATGGGTGATGTGGCAGGCTCTTCCGATGGGATCTCTGAACGTATGGCAGCATGTCTAACGGTTGAAGGAAGTACTAGTAAAGCTCTAAAGGGAAGACTAGATCCACAAGTGTCTGTCTCTGAAGAG GTTGTAAAACCATGTGGACGTATTAATTCTTGCATGGTCGTTGGGAAGGACACCTTATACATATATGGTGGCATGATGGAGATTAAAGATAAAGAAATAACTCTTGATGATTTGTATTCGCTTAATCTTAGCAAACTTGACGAGTGGAAGTGTATCATTCCG GCGACTGAAACAGAGTGGGTGGAAGTGTCAGAGGATGAAGAAGGGGACGAAGACGAGGATGAAGATGATAGTGAAGATGAAGGAGACAGTGAAGAgtctgatgatgaagatgacgaTGAAGAAGTAGAG GGTATGGATGTTGATGGATTGGTGAAAGTAGGAGAAGTTGTTGCAATGATTAAAGGTGAAGGAAAAGCCCTCCGAAGAAAAGAGAAACGAGCTCGGATAGAACAGATCAGAGCTAATCTAGGACTCTCAGATTCACAGAGAACCCCAGTG CCTGGAGAAACTTTGAAGGATTTCTATAAGCGCACAAATATGTACTGGCAAATGGCTGCCTACGAGCATACCCAACATACTGGCAAG GAGCTGCGGAAGGATGGTTTTGACCTTGCAGAAACTCGGTATCTGGAACTCAAACCTATACTAGATGAG TTGGCAATACTTGAGGCAGAGCAAAAGGCTGAAGAAGCAGAAAGACCTGAGGCTAGTGGTACCTCTAGAAAGGGAGGCAttgcaaagaagaagagatag
- the BNAA03G23400D gene encoding uncharacterized protein BNAA03G23400D yields MKILILMLTVIVISEVCLVEACRSYCGNITVDYPFGIRNGCGHPGYRDLLFCMNDVLMFHIRSGSYRVLDIDYAYQSITLHDPHMSNCGTIVLGGKGNGFEAEDWRAPYFNPTSDNVFMLIGCSPKSPIFQGFPEKKLPCHNISGMSCEEYMSCPAWDMVGYRQPGLSSGSGPPMCCAIGFESVKAINLSKLECEGYSSAYNLAPLKLRGPSDWAYGIRVKYELQGSDAFCRACVATSGTCGYESADGGGLRHVCICDHHNSTTNCDSVVAPTGASSSVRPKTIGSLILYFITMNIRFKRRQ; encoded by the exons ATGAAAATCTTGATTCTTATGTTAACAGTCATAGTAATTTCAGAGGTTTGCTTGGTGGAGGCGTGTCGATCATACTGTGGAAATATAACGGTGGATTATCCGTTTGGAATCCGGAATGGATGTGGGCATCCAGGGTACAGAGATCTCTTATTTTGTATGAATGATGTGTTGATGTTTCACATACGTTCAGGTTCTTATAGAGTGTTAGATATTGACTATGCGTACCAGTCGATAACGCTGCATGATCCCCACATGTCGAATTGCGGAACCATTGTGCTTGGTGGCAAAGGCAATGGCTTTGAAGCTGAGGATTGGAGAGCTCCTTATTTCAATCCTACCTCTGATAATGTATTTATGTTGATCGGTTGTTCTCCCAAATCTCCTATCTTTCAAG GCTTTCCGGAAAAGAAATTACCATGTCACAACATCTCTGGAATGAGCTGTGAAGAATACATGTCGTGCCCGGCATGGGATATGGTTGGATATAGACAGCCGGGTTTATCATCCGGATCGGGTCCACCCATGTGCTGTGCGATTGGATTTGAATCAGTAAAAGCGATAAATCTAAGTAAGTTGGAGTGTGAAGGATACAGTAGTGCATACAATCTCGCACCCTTGAAGCTTAGAGGACCTTCTGATTGGGCTTATGGAATACGAGTCAAGTACGAGCTACAAGGGAGTGATGCGTTTTGTCGTGCGTGTGTTGCAACTTCCGGTACTTGTGGCTACGAATCTGCTGATGGTGGAGGGCTTAGGCACGTTTGCATTTGTGACCACCACAATTCTACCACAAACTGTGATTCAG TTGTAGCACCAACCGGTGCATCTTCAAGTGTTCGACCAAAAACCATTGGAT CACTGATCCTCTACTTCATAACTATGAACATACGTTTTAAAAGAAGACAATGA
- the LOC106388418 gene encoding pentatricopeptide repeat-containing protein At5g50280, chloroplastic-like, whose product MSMASSSSSLATQSFYTWFSLSHPLHLPQPYPLVRSSLCRKSISLSATSPSSPPPIFLSCFDDPPPPSVPELDNPTTISEEDEEEEEEEDEEEEEEDPILKFFKSRTLTAEDPPQESKFSLQKNRRTSWHLASDFSDLDPETQPHPTKPVSVANQQTPGVHNNTPSVAVEILKTAKNLTENQTLGEMLSGFEKRVSEKECVEALVMMGESGFIKSCLYFYEWMTLQNPSLLSPRASSVLFTLLGREGMADMILLLLRNLPDKDEFRDVRLYNAAISALSASQRYDDALEVYESMDKINVHPDNVTCAVMITTMRKAGRTAKEIWEIFEKMSEKGVRCWSQDVFGALVKSFCDEGLKEEALVVQTEMEKRGIPSNTIVYNTLMDAYNKSNHIEEVEGLFAEMRGKGLKPTSATYNILMDAYARRMQPDIVETLLQEMEGLGLEPNVKSYTCLISAYGRTKKMSDMAADAFLRMKKVGLKPTSHSYTALIHAYSVSGWHEKAYASFEEMCKEGIKPSVETYTSLLDAFRRCGDVEKLTEIWKLMLRERIQGTRVTYNTLLDGFAKQGHYIEARDVVSEFGKMGLEPTVMTYNMLMNAYARGGQDSKLPQLLKEMAALNLKPDSITYSTMIYAFVRVRDFKRAFFYHKMMVKSGQVPDPRSYEKLRAILEDKAKTKNKKDKNAILGIINSKFGRVEAKPRGKKDEFWKYKRNRTSYKPQPH is encoded by the exons ATGTCGAtggcgtcttcttcttcttctcttgccACCCAATCCTTTTATACTTGGTTTTCTCTATCTCACCCACTTCACCTCCCTCAACCTTATCCACTTGTTCGCTCTTCACTCTGTCGAAAATCCATCTCTCTGTCCGCTACTTccccttcttctcctcctcccaTTTTCCTCTCATGTTTCGACGACCCACCACCACCAAGTGTTCCGGAACTAGATAATCCGACAACTATTagcgaagaagatgaagaagaagaagaagaagaagacgaagaagaagaagaagaagacccaATTCTCAAATTCTTCAAGTCACGAACTTTAACCGCAGAGGACCCTCCTCAAGAATCCAAATTCTCCCTCCAGAAGAACCGTCGAACCTCCTGGCACCTAGCTTCCGACTTCTCCGACCTGGATCCCGAAACCCAGCCCCACCCAACAAAACCCGTCTCTGTGGCAAACCAACAAACACCTGGTGTGCACAACAACACTCCCTCCGTCGCTGTGGAAATCCTGAAAACAGCTAAGAATCTGACAGAGAATCAAACTCTAGGAGAGATGTTATCAGGTTTCGAAAAAAGGGTCAGCGAGAAAGAGTGCGTAGAGGCATTAGTGATGATGGGTGAATCTGGTTTCATCAAGAGCTGTTTGTACTTCTACGAGTGGATGACTCTGCAAAACCCTTCACTCCTTTCGCCTCGCGCTTCCTCTGTGTTGTTTACATTGCTCGGTAGAGAAGGAATGGCTGATATGattctgcttcttcttcgtaaTCTACCTGACAAGGATGAGTTCAGAGATGTTCGTCTCTACAATGCCGCCATTTCTGCACTCTCAGCTTCTCAAAG GTATGATGATGCTTTGGAAGTTTATGAGTCCATGGATAAGATCAATGTCCATCCAGACAATGTTACATGTGCTGTAATGATCACGACAATGAGGAAAGCAGGACGAACTGCGAAAGAAATCTGGGAGATATTCGAGAAGATGAGCGAGAAAGGTGTGCGTTGTTGGAGTCAGGATGTTTTCGGCGCCCTTGTGAAATCCTTTTGCGACGAAGGGCTTAAAGAAGAAGCTCTTGTGGTACAAACAGAGATGGAGAAGAGAGGAATACCTTCAAACACCATCGTGTACAACACGTTGATGGATGCTTACAACAAGTCCAACCACATTGAAGAAGTTGAAGGTCTTTTTGCTGAAATGAGAGGTAAAGGCTTGAAGCCCACATCTGCAACTTACAACATTCTTATGGATGCTTATGCTAGGAGGATGCAGCCTGACATTGTGGAGACGCTTCTGCAGGAGATGgagggtttaggtttagagcCAAATGTGAAATCCTACACTTGTTTGATTAGTGCGTATGGTAGGACGAAGAAGATGAGTGACATGGCTGCTGATGCTTTCTTGCGGATGAAGAAAGTGGGTTTGAAACCTACTTCACATTCTTACACAGCTCTTATTCATGCTTACTCTGTTAGCGGGTGGCATGAGAAAGCTTATGCTTCCTTTGAAGAGATGTGTAAAGAAGGGATTAAACCGTCGGTTGAAACGTACACGTCGCTTCTCGATGCGTTCAGAAGGTGTGGTGATGTAGAGAAGCTGACGGAGATTTGGAAACTAATGCTGAGAGAGAGAATACAAGGGACAAGGGTGACATATAACACTCTACTTGATGGGTTTGCTAAGCAAGGTCACTACATTGAAGCGAGGGATGTTGTTTCAGAGTTTGGTAAAATGGGTTTAGAGCCGACTGTTATGACTTACAATATGCTGATGAATGCTTACGCAAGGGGAGGACAAGATTCGAAACTGCCACAGCTGTTGAAAGAAATGGCTGCTCTCAACTTAAAACCTGATTCCATCACTTATTCGACCATGATCTACGCTTTTGTCCGTGTCCGAGACTTCAAAAGAGCGTTCTTTTACCACAAGATGATGGTCAAAAGCGGGCAAGTACCAGACCCGAGGTCATATGAGAAACTTAGGGCCATTCTTGAAGACAAGGCAAAGACAAAGAACAAAAAGGATAAAAATGCTATACTTGGTATTATCAATAGCAAGTTCGGTCGTGTTGAAGCTAAGCCCAGAGGGAAAAAAGACGAGTTCTGGAAATACAAGAGGAACCGAACATCTTATAAACCCCAACCACACTGA